From a single Mycolicibacterium mengxianglii genomic region:
- a CDS encoding YncE family protein, giving the protein MPLRVNPAAVGVLILTVLALVGVSCSSKPTDAPPPTIEPARAAISPAVAEPPAGTVQPFTGRPTAAVFDATVDALVVLSPGADPAAASTLTLIGTGSTPPRTITVPGPATALTTHDGTAYLSGHGGYVRVDLAAGTADRIEVADARDTEFTAVARRQDGGLALGSADGAVYLLGASNEVEHRVGIFARVDALTTVGDTTVVLDRGQTSVTSVDADGRTQQALRAGEGATTMVADPAGRVLVADTRGDELLVFGVDPLIMRQRYPVPAAPYGLTGSPELAWVSQTATNVVVGYDLATGIPVEKVRYPTVQQPDILAFDDATGVLFVVSGTGAGVQMIESAGAP; this is encoded by the coding sequence CTGCCCCTTCGGGTAAACCCGGCCGCTGTCGGCGTGCTGATCTTGACAGTGCTCGCGCTCGTCGGCGTGTCCTGCTCGTCGAAACCCACCGACGCGCCTCCACCGACCATCGAACCGGCCCGCGCCGCCATCTCGCCTGCCGTGGCCGAACCGCCGGCGGGAACGGTGCAGCCCTTCACCGGGCGCCCCACCGCCGCGGTGTTCGACGCGACCGTCGATGCGCTGGTGGTACTGAGCCCGGGCGCGGACCCCGCTGCGGCGAGCACACTCACCCTGATCGGGACCGGGTCCACGCCGCCACGCACGATCACGGTGCCCGGCCCAGCCACCGCGCTGACCACCCACGACGGCACCGCCTATCTGTCAGGCCACGGCGGCTATGTCCGCGTCGACCTGGCAGCGGGCACCGCCGACCGGATCGAGGTCGCCGACGCGCGGGACACCGAGTTCACCGCGGTGGCCCGCAGGCAGGACGGCGGACTCGCACTCGGTAGCGCCGACGGCGCGGTCTACCTGCTGGGTGCTTCCAACGAGGTCGAGCATCGGGTGGGCATCTTCGCCCGGGTGGACGCCCTGACCACCGTCGGCGACACCACGGTGGTGCTCGACCGCGGTCAGACGTCGGTCACCAGCGTCGACGCCGACGGGCGGACACAGCAGGCGTTGCGCGCCGGGGAGGGCGCCACCACGATGGTCGCCGACCCGGCGGGCCGCGTGCTGGTGGCCGACACCCGCGGCGACGAGTTGCTGGTGTTCGGTGTGGACCCGCTGATCATGCGTCAGCGCTACCCCGTTCCGGCCGCACCGTACGGCCTCACCGGATCCCCCGAGCTGGCGTGGGTGTCACAGACCGCGACCAACGTGGTCGTTGGATACGATCTGGCGACTGGAATACCTGTGGAGAAGGTGCGTTATCCAACTGTGCAACAACCCGACATCTTGGCCTTCGACGACGCCACCGGCGTGCTGTTCGTGGTGTCCGGAACGGGCGCCGGCGTGCAGATGATCGAGTCTGCGGGTGCCCCGTGA
- a CDS encoding choline/ethanolamine kinase family protein, translating to MTDDPAEARPDNGGDRTVGSARTAVERRVEEVLAQIDRWQGRTMSYAPVLGGIMNSNWRITVEGQDTRYFLKIPGDGSDAFIDRTLANEAARRAGDRGIGAEVVLFDPATGVEVIEFLEGYRACTNGDFKRPEVPREIIGIYRTLHDGELLSATKTMFDMIDEHLAQAEEIGVRLPADAAVIFGEYQQAKSALLASGLDLVACHNDPMPGNFLVADGKPMRMVDYEFASNNERAYELALLVAEMFYGEEQLLELVEDFYGRVDFATCARVQVCCALADTKWGLWAVVNQQLNTTWDFDYHKYGYWKLMRARMKMSDPRWPFWVKAL from the coding sequence GTGACTGACGATCCCGCCGAGGCGCGCCCGGACAATGGCGGTGACCGCACGGTCGGGTCTGCGCGCACGGCTGTGGAACGCCGCGTCGAAGAGGTGCTCGCCCAGATCGACCGGTGGCAGGGCCGCACCATGAGCTACGCCCCGGTGCTGGGCGGCATCATGAACAGCAACTGGCGCATCACCGTGGAAGGGCAGGACACCCGGTACTTCCTGAAGATCCCCGGCGACGGCAGCGATGCATTCATCGACCGGACACTGGCCAACGAGGCCGCCCGCCGGGCCGGGGACCGCGGTATCGGTGCCGAGGTGGTGTTGTTCGATCCCGCCACCGGCGTCGAGGTGATCGAATTCCTCGAGGGGTACCGGGCCTGCACCAACGGCGACTTCAAGCGGCCTGAAGTGCCCCGCGAGATCATCGGGATCTACCGGACCCTGCACGACGGCGAACTTCTCAGCGCCACCAAGACGATGTTCGACATGATCGACGAGCACCTGGCACAGGCCGAGGAGATCGGGGTGCGGTTGCCCGCCGACGCCGCCGTGATCTTCGGGGAGTACCAGCAGGCCAAGTCGGCGCTGCTGGCCTCGGGGCTTGATCTTGTTGCCTGCCACAATGATCCAATGCCGGGCAATTTTCTGGTGGCCGACGGCAAACCGATGCGGATGGTGGACTACGAGTTCGCCTCCAACAACGAGCGTGCCTACGAGCTCGCCCTGCTGGTGGCAGAGATGTTCTACGGCGAGGAGCAGCTGCTCGAACTCGTCGAAGATTTCTACGGCCGCGTCGATTTCGCCACGTGCGCGCGGGTGCAGGTGTGCTGTGCGCTGGCCGACACCAAGTGGGGACTGTGGGCGGTTGTCAACCAGCAGCTCAACACCACCTGGGATTTCGACTACCACAAGTACGGCTACTGGAAGCTGATGCGGGCAAGGATGAAGATGTCGGATCCGCGGTGGCCGTTCTGGGTCAAGGCGCTCTGA
- a CDS encoding DUF5703 family protein, giving the protein MTASSRGRMPAGWDVDLSEDYEWVPLRLPPDVTRLTASTRLSIEAEYRGWELTKVRLYTDGTRRVLLRRKKSRVQNPHADNLPEL; this is encoded by the coding sequence GTGACCGCGAGCAGTCGCGGCAGGATGCCGGCCGGATGGGATGTCGACCTCTCCGAGGATTACGAGTGGGTTCCGTTGCGGCTGCCTCCCGACGTCACCCGCCTGACGGCCTCGACACGGCTGTCGATCGAAGCCGAATACCGCGGCTGGGAGCTGACCAAGGTCCGGCTGTACACCGACGGCACCCGGCGGGTCCTGTTGCGGCGCAAGAAGTCCCGTGTGCAGAACCCCCACGCCGACAATCTGCCGGAGCTCTAG
- a CDS encoding ECF transporter S component: protein MNIDVSEHAGGTRRVYRWRVVDIVVASVLAVAAGLVFVMWNIASNPVSAPLSALLPGLQALLGGGWLFAGVLTALVIRKPGAALYGELVAASVSALVGNQWGVLTLESGLVQGLAAELVFAVFWYRVWNLPVAVLSGAAAGLALAINDLILWYPGSAAAFSAIYIGSGIVSGAVLAGGLSWYVVRGLAKTGALSRFQSGRTGSHRGVPQ from the coding sequence ATGAATATCGATGTTTCCGAGCACGCCGGCGGGACCCGCCGCGTGTACCGCTGGCGCGTCGTCGACATCGTCGTAGCCAGTGTGCTTGCCGTCGCGGCCGGCCTGGTCTTCGTGATGTGGAACATCGCGTCCAACCCGGTCAGCGCACCCCTGAGTGCGCTGCTGCCTGGGCTGCAGGCACTGCTGGGCGGGGGCTGGCTCTTTGCCGGAGTCCTCACCGCACTGGTGATCCGTAAGCCGGGTGCGGCGCTCTACGGCGAGCTGGTCGCTGCCAGCGTCTCCGCCCTGGTCGGCAACCAGTGGGGGGTGCTGACCCTGGAATCAGGACTGGTCCAGGGCTTGGCCGCCGAGCTCGTGTTCGCGGTGTTCTGGTATCGAGTATGGAACCTGCCGGTCGCGGTGCTGTCCGGCGCAGCTGCCGGATTGGCGTTGGCGATCAACGATCTGATTCTCTGGTACCCGGGTTCAGCGGCGGCCTTTTCCGCCATCTACATCGGCTCGGGGATCGTCTCCGGAGCTGTCCTCGCAGGCGGCCTGTCGTGGTACGTGGTGCGGGGTCTGGCGAAAACCGGGGCGTTGTCGCGCTTCCAATCCGGCAGAACGGGGTCGCACCGCGGCGTACCGCAATGA
- a CDS encoding energy-coupling factor transporter transmembrane component T family protein, translating into MNAAVELSPTRPVGINPVAKLLAALVIAAGLVLSVDWVSALTALVLEIALVLVLRVPLRSLLTRGAVLVLAAGLTAVTILLYGEPGGAVHWHFFLITVSDGSITLAVATFLRVLAIALPSVFLFIDVDPTELADGLGQILRLPARFVLGALAGARLVGLLGQDWRYLGYARRARGVADQDRVRRAAGQAFALLVSAIRRGSTLATAMEARGFGAHPTRTWARPSAIGWRDVALICAAFAIIAVALTTSVGTGHWNFIGSR; encoded by the coding sequence CTGAACGCCGCCGTCGAGCTGTCCCCGACCCGGCCCGTTGGGATCAACCCGGTCGCGAAGCTGTTGGCCGCGCTCGTGATCGCCGCCGGGCTGGTCCTCAGCGTCGACTGGGTGTCAGCGCTGACGGCGCTGGTACTGGAGATCGCACTCGTGCTGGTGCTGCGAGTACCGTTGCGGTCCTTGCTCACCCGAGGTGCTGTCCTCGTGCTGGCCGCCGGCCTCACGGCGGTCACCATCCTGCTCTACGGGGAACCCGGCGGCGCTGTGCATTGGCATTTCTTCCTCATCACCGTCAGCGACGGTTCGATCACGTTGGCGGTGGCGACTTTTCTTCGGGTGCTGGCCATCGCCCTGCCATCGGTCTTTCTGTTCATCGACGTCGACCCCACCGAGCTCGCCGACGGTCTCGGGCAGATCCTGCGGCTCCCGGCCCGGTTCGTGCTCGGCGCACTCGCGGGCGCCCGGCTGGTCGGGCTGCTCGGCCAGGACTGGCGCTATCTCGGGTACGCGCGCAGAGCGCGGGGGGTGGCCGACCAGGACCGCGTGCGGCGCGCCGCCGGCCAGGCTTTCGCGCTGCTGGTGTCTGCCATTCGGCGGGGATCGACGCTGGCCACCGCGATGGAGGCGCGCGGTTTCGGAGCTCACCCGACGAGGACCTGGGCACGGCCGTCGGCAATCGGCTGGCGCGATGTCGCCTTGATCTGCGCGGCTTTCGCCATCATTGCGGTCGCGCTGACCACCTCGGTCGGCACCGGACATTGGAACTTCATTGGGAGTCGATGA
- a CDS encoding nucleoside/nucleotide kinase family protein, translated as MGVDDIVRGLSETGARTVLIDGRSGSGKSTLAEQIHQAWKCSAVVRLDDIYPGWDGLAWTVEHIRTALLEPRFAGRAGRWRGWDWATGAPADWHTVEPGQRLIVEGVGALTAASRALADLGIWVDASEADRKRRALARDGDTYRPHWDRWAAQEDDFLARYDPRSVADWIVERNEFAPITSGEEFGYRRAAPEPTASASDENPPSCRRRANPS; from the coding sequence TTGGGAGTCGATGACATCGTTCGGGGGCTGTCCGAGACCGGCGCCCGAACTGTCTTGATCGACGGTCGGTCGGGGTCGGGCAAGTCAACGCTGGCCGAGCAAATCCATCAGGCCTGGAAGTGCAGTGCGGTAGTCCGGCTCGACGACATCTACCCGGGCTGGGACGGCCTGGCGTGGACCGTCGAGCACATCCGCACCGCACTGCTGGAACCTCGTTTTGCCGGGCGCGCCGGCCGGTGGCGGGGCTGGGACTGGGCGACGGGGGCGCCCGCCGACTGGCACACCGTCGAACCGGGGCAGCGCCTGATCGTCGAAGGTGTCGGGGCGCTGACCGCGGCTAGCCGCGCACTCGCCGATCTGGGCATCTGGGTGGACGCTTCCGAGGCGGACCGGAAACGCCGCGCACTGGCCCGTGACGGTGACACCTACCGGCCCCATTGGGATCGATGGGCCGCCCAGGAGGACGACTTTCTCGCCCGATATGACCCACGGTCGGTCGCCGACTGGATAGTAGAGCGAAATGAGTTCGCGCCCATCACCTCCGGCGAGGAGTTCGGCTACCGCCGGGCAGCGCCCGAACCCACCGCGTCGGCCAGCGACGAGAACCCACCGTCATGCAGGCGACGGGCCAACCCGTCGTGA
- a CDS encoding amidase, which produces MSSPGVDELLDGDTTALGESYRCGAVTPEAVVEHTLARIAERNPAINALAYLDADGARAAAKASARRWAAGTPLSGLDGVPVTVKDSVHTTGMPWRHGCAANRDLPDSTFDAPPAARLKEAGAVILGKTTMPDFGMMAAGVSSLYGITRNPWQLSRNTGGSSAGAGASLAAGIGFGSVGSDIAGSVRLPAGHCGLVALKPTQGRIPHLAPSTMRSAGPMARTVDDVILLYDVLSRPDQRDVWSLAPESGETNREPLYPFGFRIGVLTELVPGYVAADPVAEVVSAAAAALSDGGATVATMPPVFTDTDPYPALDRVFQVRAVAELQSIAADRRDQVHPVIRQWCAPAADFSAADLTRDTEAVARSAEVIRAACAEFDFVLAPVLPMVGFDAEECGADPSQPLGHCGFTAWFNQTGAPASAVCFGFSGGMPVGVQVIGPRFADRAVLRLTKWLENARGFSITWPKPVAAVGGTR; this is translated from the coding sequence CGCATCGCCGAGCGCAACCCGGCGATCAACGCTCTGGCCTATCTGGACGCCGACGGCGCCCGGGCTGCCGCCAAGGCGTCGGCGCGGCGTTGGGCGGCGGGAACCCCGCTCAGCGGCCTCGATGGTGTGCCGGTGACCGTCAAGGACAGTGTGCACACCACCGGAATGCCGTGGCGGCACGGCTGTGCGGCGAACCGGGACCTGCCGGACTCCACGTTCGACGCTCCGCCCGCGGCGCGGCTCAAGGAGGCCGGCGCGGTGATCCTCGGCAAGACCACGATGCCCGATTTCGGCATGATGGCCGCCGGTGTGAGTTCGTTGTACGGCATCACCCGCAATCCATGGCAGCTCTCCCGCAATACCGGCGGCTCCAGTGCGGGTGCCGGTGCCAGTCTCGCGGCCGGAATCGGCTTCGGCTCGGTGGGTTCCGATATCGCCGGGTCGGTGCGGCTGCCCGCCGGGCACTGCGGGCTGGTGGCGCTCAAGCCGACCCAGGGCCGCATCCCGCATCTGGCGCCGTCCACCATGCGTTCGGCCGGGCCGATGGCCCGCACGGTCGACGACGTGATCCTGCTCTACGACGTGCTGAGCCGCCCTGACCAACGCGACGTGTGGAGTCTGGCCCCCGAGAGCGGTGAAACCAACCGAGAGCCGCTGTATCCCTTCGGCTTCCGTATCGGGGTGCTCACCGAGCTGGTGCCCGGCTACGTCGCCGCCGACCCGGTGGCGGAGGTGGTCAGCGCCGCGGCCGCCGCGCTCTCCGATGGGGGAGCCACGGTCGCCACGATGCCCCCGGTGTTCACCGACACCGACCCGTACCCGGCGCTGGATCGGGTGTTCCAGGTCCGCGCCGTCGCCGAACTGCAGTCGATCGCCGCGGACCGCCGAGATCAGGTGCACCCGGTGATCCGACAGTGGTGTGCGCCGGCCGCGGACTTCTCGGCTGCCGACCTGACCCGCGACACCGAAGCCGTCGCCCGCTCGGCGGAGGTGATCCGTGCGGCGTGCGCCGAGTTCGACTTCGTGCTTGCCCCGGTGCTTCCGATGGTAGGCTTCGACGCCGAAGAGTGTGGCGCTGACCCCTCACAACCGTTGGGACACTGTGGTTTCACCGCGTGGTTCAACCAGACCGGCGCCCCGGCATCGGCGGTGTGCTTCGGCTTCTCGGGCGGGATGCCCGTGGGCGTGCAGGTCATCGGACCGCGGTTCGCCGACCGGGCGGTACTGCGACTGACGAAGTGGCTCGAAAATGCTCGTGGTTTCAGCATCACCTGGCCCAAACCGGTGGCCGCGGTAGGAGGTACTCGATGA
- a CDS encoding phosphotransferase family protein: protein MTVTTQLRHLGLTLDGEVTTDPAPSMASPSWWGADSECLDVRSDSTSMFVKTMIGHAKAYVDIPQAFAAATEAGALGVGPVVLASDADTGMLVMENLTESAATATLDKFDDDAALERLIAVRTRVREMTATITRAATVFDDIRDLIALAEANKVGLPKDFDWMIRLVDMAEQRILASGFDTVPAHGDGNVSNVLLVEDGRTLLVDWDVAAVMDPLQDIGVLLAEVRPFDSSARSAFEIAWGSYDQSLFDRARVYGIVDCVRWGLIGAYADAARPGTLEYSKLSDWQFLRARAGLADVHFHDRLESL from the coding sequence ATGACAGTCACCACGCAACTGCGCCACCTCGGCCTGACCCTGGATGGCGAGGTGACCACCGACCCCGCCCCGTCGATGGCCAGTCCCAGCTGGTGGGGCGCGGACTCGGAATGCCTCGACGTGCGTTCAGATTCCACGTCGATGTTCGTCAAGACCATGATCGGCCACGCCAAGGCCTACGTGGACATCCCGCAAGCGTTCGCCGCTGCCACCGAGGCGGGCGCACTCGGGGTGGGGCCCGTGGTGCTCGCGTCCGACGCCGACACCGGGATGCTGGTGATGGAGAACCTCACCGAGAGTGCCGCCACCGCGACCCTGGACAAGTTCGACGACGACGCCGCGCTGGAGCGGTTGATCGCGGTGCGCACCCGGGTGCGGGAGATGACCGCCACGATCACCCGCGCCGCAACGGTGTTCGACGACATCCGGGACCTGATTGCTCTCGCTGAGGCCAACAAGGTGGGGTTACCCAAGGACTTCGACTGGATGATCCGTCTGGTCGACATGGCCGAACAGCGGATCCTGGCAAGCGGTTTCGACACCGTACCGGCTCACGGTGACGGCAATGTCTCCAACGTCCTGCTGGTCGAGGACGGGCGGACCCTGCTGGTGGACTGGGACGTGGCGGCGGTGATGGACCCGCTGCAGGACATCGGTGTGCTGCTGGCCGAGGTGCGCCCGTTCGATTCGTCGGCCCGGTCGGCATTCGAAATAGCTTGGGGTTCCTACGATCAGAGCTTGTTCGACCGCGCCCGGGTGTACGGGATCGTCGACTGCGTGCGGTGGGGCCTCATCGGCGCCTACGCCGACGCCGCTCGGCCCGGAACCCTGGAGTACTCGAAGCTGTCAGACTGGCAGTTCCTGCGGGCGCGGGCCGGATTGGCCGACGTGCACTTCCACGACCGATTGGAGAGTCTGTGA
- a CDS encoding ABC transporter ATP-binding protein, which produces MTEIGWPSGGVAVEAQGWHWRHAGRSGWALTDLDLAIEPGERVLLLGASGSGKSTLLQGIAGLLDSDEDGDEKGRLLVDGVAPTQRRSRIGMVLQNPESQVILSRVGDDVAFGMENFNVDREQIWPRVRQALSAVGLELPLMRDTAKLSGGQQQRLALAGVLAMHPGLLLLDEPTANLDQAGVLEVRDAVGATAQQSGATLIVIEHRTSVWLPVVDRVIVLGDGGRVIADGPPGVTIAAHRDHLRRDGVWVPGADLPEITRHQSPGAPLLTAADLAIGYRRGRQAHQLDFEICRGATTVVTGPNGAGKSALALTLGGLLPPRAGRLTAHDMFAPAAHRREPIKWRSRELLTRIGSVFQNPEHQFLAGTVRAELELGPRALKQDPATVAEVCDELLDRLRLAHLADVNPYTLSGGEKRRLSVATVLATRPGLIILDEPTFGQDRNTWEELVRLLAEIADEGTAVVAITHDLDFAGLLADSQIELRAWDFEATREVSC; this is translated from the coding sequence ATGACCGAGATCGGTTGGCCCAGTGGAGGAGTCGCTGTCGAAGCGCAGGGATGGCACTGGCGCCATGCCGGCCGCTCAGGGTGGGCCCTGACAGACCTCGATCTTGCGATCGAGCCAGGCGAGCGGGTGTTGCTTCTCGGCGCCAGTGGCTCCGGCAAATCGACGCTGCTGCAAGGCATTGCCGGCCTGCTCGACAGTGACGAGGACGGCGACGAAAAGGGCCGCCTGCTGGTCGACGGGGTGGCACCCACACAACGCCGCTCCCGCATCGGGATGGTGTTGCAGAATCCAGAATCGCAGGTGATCCTGTCCCGCGTCGGCGATGACGTGGCGTTCGGCATGGAGAACTTCAACGTCGACCGAGAACAAATATGGCCGAGGGTGCGACAGGCGCTGAGCGCCGTCGGGCTCGAACTGCCGTTGATGCGAGACACCGCAAAGCTTTCCGGCGGTCAACAGCAGCGGCTGGCGCTGGCCGGCGTGCTCGCGATGCACCCCGGCCTGCTCCTGCTCGACGAGCCGACGGCGAACCTCGACCAGGCCGGTGTCCTCGAAGTCCGGGACGCAGTCGGTGCGACAGCCCAACAATCCGGCGCGACACTGATCGTCATCGAACACCGCACCTCGGTCTGGCTTCCCGTCGTCGACCGGGTGATCGTGCTGGGCGACGGCGGCCGGGTCATCGCCGACGGCCCACCCGGTGTCACCATCGCCGCGCACCGCGACCACCTGAGGAGAGACGGTGTCTGGGTGCCGGGGGCCGATCTTCCTGAGATCACCCGCCACCAGTCCCCAGGTGCGCCGCTGCTGACGGCCGCAGACCTGGCCATCGGGTACCGCCGCGGCCGGCAGGCCCATCAGCTGGACTTCGAAATCTGCCGGGGCGCAACGACAGTCGTCACAGGCCCCAATGGCGCCGGGAAATCCGCCTTGGCTCTCACCCTGGGCGGGCTGCTTCCACCACGCGCGGGGCGGCTCACCGCGCACGACATGTTCGCCCCCGCGGCCCACCGCCGCGAACCCATCAAGTGGCGGTCACGCGAACTGCTCACCCGAATCGGCAGTGTGTTCCAGAACCCCGAGCATCAGTTCCTCGCCGGTACTGTGCGTGCTGAGCTGGAGCTCGGTCCGCGCGCGTTGAAGCAGGACCCAGCCACGGTCGCCGAAGTCTGCGATGAGCTGCTGGACAGATTGCGACTGGCGCACCTGGCCGACGTCAACCCGTACACCCTGTCGGGGGGTGAGAAACGCCGGCTCTCCGTGGCGACCGTACTGGCCACCCGCCCCGGTCTGATCATTCTCGACGAGCCCACGTTCGGCCAGGACCGCAACACCTGGGAAGAACTGGTGCGCCTGCTCGCCGAGATCGCCGATGAGGGCACGGCGGTGGTGGCGATCACCCACGACCTCGACTTCGCCGGCCTGCTCGCCGACAGCCAGATCGAACTGCGCGCCTGGGACTTCGAGGCCACCCGGGAAGTTTCGTGCTGA
- a CDS encoding undecaprenyl-diphosphate phosphatase: protein MSWLQVVVLAVVQGLTEFLPVSSSGHLAIVSRVFFDEDAGASFTAVTQLGTEVAVLVYFAKDIGRIVVAWFAGLRDATRRSADYWLGWWVIIGTIPICVLGLLFKDLIRGGARNLWLVGTALIVFSAVIAAAEYYGRQTRRVEQLTWRDAVIVGFAQCLALVPGVSRSGATISAGLFLGMNRELAARFGFLLAIPAVFASGLFSVPDAFEPVTEGMSASGAQLLVSILIAFVVGYAAIAWFLRFLVKHGMYWFVGYRVILGTVVLILLGTGVLAAQ from the coding sequence ATGTCGTGGCTGCAGGTGGTTGTACTGGCCGTCGTTCAGGGACTCACCGAGTTCTTACCCGTCTCGTCGTCCGGGCACCTGGCCATCGTGTCGAGGGTGTTCTTCGACGAGGACGCTGGTGCGTCGTTCACCGCAGTCACCCAGCTGGGCACCGAGGTCGCGGTGTTGGTCTACTTCGCCAAGGACATCGGCCGCATCGTGGTGGCCTGGTTCGCCGGACTGCGGGACGCGACCCGGCGCAGCGCCGACTACTGGCTGGGCTGGTGGGTGATCATCGGCACCATTCCGATCTGTGTGCTCGGCCTGCTGTTCAAAGATCTGATCCGCGGCGGTGCCCGCAACCTGTGGCTGGTGGGCACGGCGTTGATCGTGTTCTCCGCGGTGATCGCCGCCGCCGAGTACTACGGCAGGCAGACCCGGCGCGTCGAGCAGCTGACCTGGCGGGACGCGGTAATCGTCGGATTCGCCCAGTGCCTGGCACTGGTGCCCGGAGTGTCCCGGTCGGGCGCGACCATCAGCGCGGGCCTGTTTCTGGGCATGAACCGCGAACTGGCCGCCCGATTCGGCTTCCTGCTGGCGATCCCGGCGGTCTTCGCCTCCGGTCTGTTCTCCGTGCCGGACGCTTTCGAACCGGTGACCGAGGGCATGAGCGCCAGCGGTGCCCAACTGCTGGTGTCGATCCTCATCGCGTTCGTCGTCGGCTACGCGGCCATCGCGTGGTTCCTCAGATTCCTGGTCAAGCACGGCATGTACTGGTTCGTCGGTTACCGGGTGATCCTGGGGACGGTCGTCCTGATCCTGCTCGGTACCGGGGTGCTGGCCGCCCAATGA
- a CDS encoding quinone-dependent dihydroorotate dehydrogenase, whose amino-acid sequence MGYDALRRVMFVLPPERIHTIAFGALRAATAAAPVRRRLRRALAPSDPILSSTVFGVHFPAPMGLAAGFDKDGHGVNTWGALGFGYAEIGTVTAGAQPGNPKPRLFRLPADRALLNRLGFNNDGAAALAAQLVRQHPDVPIGVNIGKTKVTPVEAAADDYRTSARLLAPLADYLVVNVSSPNTPGLRDLQAVESLRPILSAVLEEAAPTSTPVLVKIAPDLADTDIDDIADLAADLGLAGIVATNTTISRDGLATAGVAELGAGGVSGAPVARRSLEVLRRLYDRVGDRLVLISVGGIETADDAWERITSGASLLQGYTGFIYGGGLWAKHIHDGLARRLHDGGFSSLADAVGSGAARR is encoded by the coding sequence ATGGGCTATGACGCGCTGCGCCGGGTGATGTTCGTCCTCCCACCCGAGCGCATTCACACGATCGCCTTCGGCGCGTTGCGCGCCGCCACCGCCGCAGCGCCCGTGCGCCGTCGGCTACGCCGGGCGCTGGCACCGTCGGACCCGATCCTGTCCAGCACGGTGTTCGGGGTGCATTTCCCCGCGCCGATGGGTCTGGCCGCGGGGTTCGACAAGGACGGCCACGGCGTGAACACCTGGGGCGCGCTGGGGTTCGGTTACGCCGAGATCGGCACGGTGACCGCGGGCGCGCAACCGGGCAATCCGAAACCGCGACTGTTCCGGCTGCCCGCCGACCGGGCACTGCTCAATCGCCTCGGCTTCAACAACGACGGCGCCGCGGCACTGGCCGCCCAACTGGTGCGCCAGCACCCTGATGTCCCGATCGGGGTGAATATCGGCAAGACCAAGGTGACCCCCGTCGAGGCGGCAGCAGACGATTACCGCACCAGCGCGCGCCTGCTCGCGCCGTTGGCCGACTACCTCGTGGTCAATGTCAGCTCGCCGAATACTCCGGGGCTACGGGATCTACAGGCTGTCGAGTCGCTGCGGCCGATCCTGTCGGCAGTGCTGGAGGAAGCTGCGCCGACCTCGACGCCGGTGCTGGTCAAGATCGCACCGGACCTGGCCGACACCGATATCGACGACATCGCCGACCTGGCGGCCGACTTGGGACTTGCCGGGATCGTCGCCACCAACACCACCATTTCCCGCGACGGCCTGGCCACCGCGGGCGTGGCGGAGTTGGGTGCCGGCGGCGTCTCGGGCGCACCGGTGGCGCGCCGTTCACTGGAGGTGCTGCGCCGGCTCTACGACCGGGTGGGCGACCGCCTGGTGCTGATCAGCGTGGGCGGAATCGAGACCGCCGACGACGCCTGGGAGCGCATCACCTCCGGGGCGTCACTGCTGCAGGGCTACACAGGGTTCATCTACGGTGGCGGGTTGTGGGCCAAGCACATTCACGACGGGTTGGCCCGTCGCCTGCATGACGGTGGGTTCTCGTCGCTGGCCGACGCGGTGGGTTCGGGCGCTGCCCGGCGGTAG